One part of the Salmo salar chromosome ssa10, Ssal_v3.1, whole genome shotgun sequence genome encodes these proteins:
- the alkbh3 gene encoding alpha-ketoglutarate-dependent dioxygenase alkB homolog 3 has protein sequence MSDKRQRARVQGSWAKPLPKQPRPTGTIPNSSTVVIPSANPPPAGWGVGQRMFEYQQPAKPVRDVPTEKVIEMGGDYEISYGPSGVSRLRLIHGFLPPEEADWAFSKLLAELPWSQKTNYRQGEAYEEPRLTCWYGELPYTYAHSTLDANTQWHPLLVTLRCAVEKASGHRFNSLMCNLYRNCKDSIGWHSDDEVALGTRPTIASLSLGDMRVFSLRKQPAPEEDGDYTYVERLRIPLTHGTLLMMEGATQDDWQHSVSKEYHDRGPRINLTFRTMYPEHEGPRPRTGLPPQH, from the exons ATGTCGGATAAACGTCAGCGTGCAAGGGTCCAGGGCTCTTGGGCCAAACCACTGCCCAAACAACCACGTCCAACAG GAACAATTCCCAATTCCAGCACTGTCGTGATACCAAGTGCCAATCCACCACCTGCAGGTTGGGGAGTGGGACAGCGGATGTTTGAGTATCAACAGCCCGCtaag CCAGTCAGAGATGTCCCTACAGAGAAGGTGATAGA AATGGGGGGTGATTATGAGATCAGCTATGGTCCATCAGGAGTGTCAAG ACTGAGGCTGATCCATGGGTTCTTACCACCAGAGGAGGCTGACTGGGCCTTCAGTAAACTGCTAGCAGAGCTGCCTTGGTCTCAAAAGACTAACTACAGACAGG GTGAGGCCTATGAGGAGCCCAGGTTAACCTGCTGGTACGGAGAACTGCCTTACACGTACGCCCACTCTACTCTGGATGCCAACACACAG tGGCACCCGCTGCTGGTCACCCTGCGCTGCGCCGTAGAGAAGGCGAGTGGCCACCGTTTCAACTCGCTGATGTGTAACCTGTATAGGAACTGCAAAGACAGCATCGGCTGGCACAGTGACGACGAGGTCGCGCTGGGCACCCGGCCCACCATCGCCTCCCTCAGCCTGGGAGACATGAGGGTGTTCAGCCTCCGCAAGCAGCCTGCACCG gaggagGACGGGGACTACACATATGTGGAGAGGCTTCGGATCCCTCTAACTCACGGCACTCTCCTGATGATGGAAGGAGCCACTCAGGATGACTGGCAG CATTCAGTGTCCAAAGAGTACCATGACCGAGGGCCTCGTATCAACCTGACCTTCCGCACCATGTACCCAGAGCATGAAGGACCGAGACCAAGGACCGGACTACCACCCCAACACTAA